One genomic region from Cryptococcus gattii WM276 chromosome C, complete sequence encodes:
- a CDS encoding Hypothetical Protein (Similar to TIGR gene model, INSD accession AAW42629.1) — MAHPLTQQPSSTISFPFAARPSPLTFGFGLPSAAPSEAPTHMSSTHSPHRITGPACSSPSRNSFARPIPSQAFTPPTRSLKRTRRSRSPSTSPTGSIQSPRSRSPTPVSSRLGSLPSTKGLRTGPSHASKTVKRSKLQNSTSDEQSAEGVDIGIMLAALPPSAHLPILLQLMQLEPSLSSTVLGIMPKLEFRSCLKEMERLFAEIEKLAGPVANISFYPGALAESRRWDRVSNHVEVYCRTVSTYIKCFTSSNQQPAIDCPTLFLFLESHTRHLLTILSYIPSSSQLDGSTSPPASLVLDLAKLSLTIWSSWVSDLSSDVNDKGGMYPHSVVTHWNDTLEQLVVGPPSLSSSVLPPSNASARGSHWLSSTPLTAGANQPAKLLVSSFQEAFTPIRDQFVSQVGWLVGRQPSMEYN; from the exons ATGGCCCATCCGCTCACTCAACAACCATCTTCCACCATCTCATTCCCTTTTGCCGCTCGTCCCTCTCCCCTCACCTTTGGCTTTGGACTGCCTTCAGCAGCTCCATCAGAAGCTCCTACACACATGTCCAGTACCCATTCCCCCCATCGAATAACTGGGCCGGCTTGCAGTTCACCTTCTAGAAATTCTTTCGCAAGGCCAATACCCAGTCAAGCGTTCACACCGCCAACCAGATCTCTCAAACGTACGAGGCGCTCTCGGTCCCCTTCAACATCTCCAACTGGATCTATTCAATCACCCAGGTCCCGTTCCCCTACACCTGTGTCTAGCCGCCTTGGCAGCCTTCCGTCTACCAAAGGCTTGCGAACCGGTCCTTCACACGCATCCAAGACAGTCAAGAGGTCAAAACTTCAAAATTCTACGTCAGACGAACAGTCTGCAGAAGGTGTCGACATTGGGATAATGCTAG CTGCTTTACCCCCATCTGCACATCTACCTATCTTGCTTCAGCTGATGCAACTGGAACCTTCGTTGTCCTCGACAGTTTTGGGTATAATGCCCAAGCTAGAATTCAGGTCATGCTtgaaagagatggagagatTATTTGCCGAGATTGAAAAACTGGCTGGTCCTGTTGCGAACATATCATTCTATCCAGGTGCTCTGGCGGAATCTCGTAGGTGGGATCGAGTCAGTAATCACGTTGAGGTGTACTGTCGAACT GTGTCCACTTACATCAAGTGCTTCACTTCTTCCAATCAACAACCAGCGATCGACTGCCCAACACTCTTCCTATTTCTCGAGTCGCATACACGGCATCTTTTGACCATTCTCTCTTATATaccttcctcttctcagTTGGATGGAAGCACTTCCCCGCCGGCATCATTGGTACTTGACCTTGCCAAACTTTCTCTCACTATCTGGTCATCCTGGGTATCGGATTTGTCTTCCGACGTCAATGACAAAGGGGGGATGTATCCCCACTCTGTCGTTACGCACTGGAATGACACTTTGGAACAGCTGGTTGTTGGGCCTCCTTCATTATCATCATCAGTACTCCCCCCGTCTAATGCATCAGCGAGAGGTAGTCACTGGTTGTCATCAACTCCACTGACGGCTGGTGCCAATCAACCGGCGAAACTACttgtttcttctttccaaGAAGCATTCACTCCCATTCGCGATCAGTTTGTCTCTCAGGTTGGATGGCTTGTTGGAAGGCAACCTTCGATGGAGTACAACTGA